DNA from Triticum aestivum cultivar Chinese Spring chromosome 7D, IWGSC CS RefSeq v2.1, whole genome shotgun sequence:
gggagggggaggtggagcGAGAGGCTTGCGGCCGGCGgcgggggggtggggtggggggagcGGGGAGGAACCCTAGGGAGCGGGAGCCTTCCGCGCGTCAACTCTCTAATTAAGTTGTGAATTCAGTGACCAGGGATTGGGTGTTGAGTCTTGATAGGTTGTTAGTTAGCTCACGATGTTAGATCACTCGGTAACATAAGTATTCATGTTGTAACAGTTGTTCGGTTGATCATCTCTAGTCAACATGTTTGATATGTGTGCGGTACCACCATATAGTGCACATAACTGAAGTTCAAATGCAAGACCTACACAATCATTTTTTGATGCAGCTTTATAAGGATTCACTAAATTCACAAATATCGCCGGTCAAtttaatctatatctataccaatataaaaagagcCAAAGggacagatccaattaatctcggccaacAAATCATGTCagtccaatgacctagactgcttcaatgtcgagcgcaacacgtttagcgtgcagttaatttcatgtcaaaaatagtgctaatcacataataacacacaaataatatcctacttaatatccgcatgcacttaatatacttccaaattaacgtgcattgcacgtacacattgactagttagGTAAATGCATGGACTTTCTTTTTGAAATAGTTTAAACAATGTTGTACATGATATTTACATGTGGTACATAAGAAAAGTGCACCACATTTTCACTTCTAGGCATATAATTTGCTCATACATCTGATTAGGCCAACATGTCTAGAGGCACATAGACTGAGTCTATCGACATGATATAAAGTAGTGCATGCGAATAAACTTGGGTCCATCCATGCATGATATTCTTCAAAATAGAGGCTTGTATGCGATATCATATCGGTACCAGCGTACCAGGCGATAGCGTTCATTGACCATTTAGTTGTGTGTAATTTTAGCAACTCACTTTACCACTAAAAATCAAACATCCCCCAAGAAAGAACCTCCCTGCTCCAGCGCACGTGGGAATCATGGGAGAAACAACCTAGGCGTTGCTGTCGGCCGAGGCCTCCCCTACTCTCCTTGCCCCTCCTCGCCGCTGCCAAGGGGTGTGAACAGGTGAAGCCTGGTCGGCGCCGGGGCGGTGGGTTCTCTCGCGTCCTCGTGTGGGCGCCATGGCACAGGGGGTGGCGACCTAGCCGGGATGCAGCGTTGGCTGCGGGAGCAACATCGTGTCGGCTCGCTGGTGCTCGTCCACAACGGTGTCGTGGTGGCGGTGTGGCTGGTGTTGTGGGTCTCATGTGTTGTTGCCTGACAtggcggggagagagagagagagaagaacaaGCCTGATAGAGGTTCTTGTGTTACGAACTGTAGCATCTATTTTGTAGTTTCTGTTATTTATGCAGAGCGCGATGGTGGGGAGAAGTTGAGAGGAGGGCGTCACGGGAGGCTTGCGTGGGAGCGCCATCGACCGCGGGCGATGGTAGCaggcggcgagaggaagaagatggtaGATATGTTGTCAGGAAGAAAACGGATAAAGGATGAAGACACAATCTGGCCGTTAGATAAAAAAGTCAAGGGCAGAGAATAATTTGGCTGACCTATATTGAAATTTTGGGCGATTGTCATTTAGCCAATTTCTATTTCTGATTGATTTAAAAAAATGATaaatagtacttcctccattctatAATATAGTGCGCCCTCGTTTTTCGAGATTTaagtttgatcataaatttaaccaataTGGGCGACTGCGGTGTtagcaaaaattataccattgaatTCATATTTGAAAGAAGTTTGCAGTGGTATAAATTTTACTCAGGCCGTCCATGTTCGTTAATTTTATAGTCAAACTTAAATCTCGAAAAACACGCGTACACtatagaatggagggagtatgagcgGCACGGTACCAATTCATTTTGACTCCTACCGGTGCGCAGAGGCCCCGACAGTCCACGACCCCGTCCCTCTCAGCGCACCAAGACATTCCGGTCAAAGTTGTCCCCTTCCTTTTCTAGATCCTGGCCCACTGCCACTTGTTCTCCAATCCGTGTACCACGAGAATAGAAGACCGGTGACGGCCCCACATGGTCTCAGATCCGACGTGCGGCGGCCGGCGAGAATAGTCGACCGGTGGTCTGTTTCAAATGTCGATGAGCTACAGATCTCTCTCCCACAAGAGCTTCCTCCTTCCCAAACACCAAGCCCAAGCGATGGGCTCCCGCCGTCATCCTAGTCCTCCTACGACCCTAGTCTTCCTGGTGTTGCTGCTATGCCTCTTCTGTGCGCCGCGCTGGGCCTTCTCGCTCTCCTTCAACCTCAACTTCTCCGACCCCATGGCCTTTTCATCGATCGTCATCGCCGGCGATGCATCCATCAGCCCACCAACGCTCGAGCTGACAAAAAGTGAACGGAATACAAATATTCAGGACAGCTTCGGCCGGGCGTCGTACGCGCACAAGGTGCCTCTATGGAGCAACGCCACCGGCGAGGTGGCTTGCTTCACCACCACCTTCTCCTTCCTAATCACTCCAGACAAGGCCAGCCTGCCGAATACAGGCGATGGGATGGCCTTCTTCCTCGCGCATTTCCCATCGGTGATCTCGCCCCTGAGCAACGGCGGTGGCCTCGGCCTCCTCCCGAGAGCCGCCAACGACGGTGGCCTCCCCAACAACACTGACGCGACAGGGGACAGCCGAATCGTGGCCGTCGAGTTCGACACTTACGACAACTCGGCTTATCGCGACATCAATGGGAACCATGTCGGCATCGACGTAAACTCCCTCATCTCCGCCGCGTCAACGGACACAACGACCTCGCCGGGCGAGAACCTCACGTCCCTCCATGTCATGAAAGCCACGGTGAAGTACCACAACGAGTCCAAGATGCTGGCAGTTCATCTCGTTATTGGTGATGCCTTGTACCAGGTTAATGCAACCATTGATTTGAGGAAATGTTTACCAGAAGAGGTCGCGGTCGGCTTCTCAGGGGCGACTGGCACGGTCGCTGAGCTGCACCAGATACTGTCATGGTCATTTAGCTCCACTCTCCAGGTTGAATCAAAGAAGGAAGCACATCCACCTGCTGAACCTCCTCTTCCAATTCCAACCACTAGCCGCAACGTCCACAAAAAGTTGGTACCCATCCTAGCAtctgtcctagttcctctccttttTTTGTTGGTCTGTGCGACCGCAGTGCTGGGATGGCGTCGACACAAGAAAAGAAGAGCAAACGAGGACAGCGAAGAAGAGTGTGACGACAGAGCTGAACTCGAGAGAGGTGTGGTTGCGGGCGGCCCCAGAAGGTACATCTACCACGAGCTGGTCGCAGCAACGAGCAACTTTGCGGAAGACGAGAAGCTCGGGCGAGGCGGCTTCGGGTGCGTTTACCGGGGTCACCTCACACTCACACCTGCCGTCGGTGGTGCCCAAGACCGCCGTGCGGTGGCGGTGAAGGTACTGTCAGCGGAGTCGTCAGCGCAGGGGAGGAAGGAGTTCGAGGCAGAGGTGAGGATCATCAGCAGATTGAAGCATCGCAACCTTGTGCAGCTGTTGGGTTGGTGCGACAGCCGCAAGGGGCTCCTGCTTGTCTACGAGCTTGTTGCGGAGGGCAGCCTAGACAGGCACCTCTACAGCAACGACGACAGCTATCTTACATGGCCACAGAGGTACAACATCATCCTCGGCTTGGGATCTGCGCTGCGCTACCTCCACAGAGAGTGGGAGCAGTGCATCGTGCACGGTGACATCAAGCCCAGCAACATCATGCTCGACTCGTCGCTCAACACCAAGCTTGGGGACTTTGGGTTGGCTCGGCTCGTCGACCACGGCACCGGGTTAATGCAGACCACCAAGGCCGTGCTCGGCACCGCTGGCTACATCGACCCCGAGTTCGTCAACTCGCGCCGGCCCAGCACCGAGTCTGACGTGTACAGCTTTGGCGTCGTCCTCCTGGAGATCGTCTCAGGCCGGCCGCCGGTGACTGAAACCGCGGGGAAAACCTTCTCGCTACTCAAATGGGTGTGGAGTATGTACAGCAGAGACGAGATCCTTGACGCGGCGGACCCGCGGCTGAGGGGTGTCCAGGACGACGAGTGGTGGATGGTGCGGGTGCTCGTTGTGGGCCTCTGGTGCGCGCTTCCGGACCGGAGCGAGCGGCCGTCCGTGGCGCAGGCCATGAACGTGCTGCATTCAGAAGAGGCGAGGCTGCCAGAGCTCTCGCTGTACATGTACATGGCTGTACGGCCAGATCCAGCATCGTCCGCCGGGCACGGCGATTTCTCCATCGATGACCCTGGCCCCGGCCCCGGCCGCAGTTTCATTCGCTCTTCTTCGAGCAACACCGGGGACACCATTCTTTCCCCGGGCTCCTTGTCGGCTGCGTCAGTTCGACATTCCAGGTTTCCGACGGTCTAGCTATTTGATGAGTCAAGATAAGGCTTCACTAATTTTCTTGTTACAGGTTGCTATTGACAGCAGCAATTATGTTAAGAAACTAGCtgggtgacccgcgcatttgcgcggccgCCATATACCACCATACATTGTCATATTAACTCTGAATTTCTCCTTTCAACTACTCATCTCTCATGTGTATCTTTTCACTAAGAGTTCATTACACTTTTGATACATAAACTTGCATCCGATGTACATATCTGTACATAAACTTGAAAAATGATACAAACAGGTCCAACAACTTGTGTTTTAGATACGTTTGAGTACATTTCTATCAGTAACTCTCCATACGGTACTCGCCATGTATGGGTTCCACGTGTGAGTAGCAAAGTATAGAAATAGAAACGTAAGAAAAGTTATTGCGCTCACCACCATTCGAGTACAAGGTTGTTAGGCCACGGACTTGATCTCCAAGCTAGCTAACAGAAAGGTTGGAATAGGTCTCTTTGGCCTAACTGAATACAACACCACACACTTTTACCCTGCAAAAAAAAGAGAGACACGCACGCTACATATTACAATGTTTAACAAAGCCCAGCAAGATCATGCTCGACTCGTCGCTCAACACCAAGCTCCGAGACTTCGGGTTGGCCCGGCTCGTCGACCACGGCGCCAGGTCAATGCAGACCACGAAGGCCGTGCTTGGCACCGTCGGCTACATCGACCCAGAGTTCGTCAACACGCACCGGCCCAGCAAAGAGTCGGACGTGTACAGCTTCGGCATCGTCCTCCTAGAGATTGCCTCCGGCCGGCGGCCGGTGATCGAGACCGCGGAGAGGTCCTTCACACTGCTCAGCTGGGTGTGGGGTCTCTACGGGAGGGACGCGATCCTTGACGCGGCTGACGAACGGCTGAGGGGCGACGAGGCGGACGAGCGGTGGATGGAGCGGGTGCTGGTCGTCGGGCTCTGGTGCGCGCAGCCGGaccagagcgagcggccgtctgtGGCGCAGGCCATGCATGTCCTGCAGTCCGACGAGGCGAGGCTGCCGGCGCTGCCGCTGCACATGTACAGAGGTGCACCGAATCTtgcgtcgtccgtcccgtacgggtCTTTCTCCGTGGACAGCTCCGGCTCCGGTTGCGTTCGCTCTTCTTCCGTCAGCACTGGCAACACCACTGTTTCTTCCGAGTCATCCTCAACCGCGCTGCTACGTCATTCCAAGGATCAAGCTACGTAGTGGATTCATCCAGATTTGCAATTCTTGATTAATCTCCTTCTTATGTCGAGTATTCATTGTTTCGCTGGAACATGTTCGGTCAACTTACTTAGCATGGTGTTTTCGCTGGATTAAATTCTCAGAAGCACGTAACTGAGGTTATCTTTGCTACAGACTGTCTATCTTTAGTGCGCAGGATCCATTTTTCAGCGACTGAGCGTTCTACTATTGTTGCGGTGGCTTTTGATATTAAATTTGGGGCTGGTGCCTTCGATTCGGTGATGTTCAAGCACATCCATAACCATTTGAATATTGCTGCTCATTAGTTAACTAGAGGTTGTATCTATTTGGTTGGTCCATGTGTTTTCTATTCCATTCTGTATTGCATCCGGGAAACTATGTGCAATGTTTTTTAGTAGCAAATAAAGCTTGTGTTCTCAACAAAAAAAATCGGTCGACATTGTATCGGTATGTATGTGAATGCGCCGACCTTTTCAAGTTTTCATCAAGGGACATGAAACTGTGCCGAAAGGCAAAAATGTGAATAAGTGTGGTTACCGAGCGGATACTATGTGCATGTAGTAGGGGTGGCAATGGGTAATGTATGGGCGGGTACAACCTCTATCTCCCCAAACCCATATCCACATAAACCTTTTATACCCACCCACTTCAATATTCATGGACATAAATTGATAACATGCCCATAccatcgggtatcctatacccaatgggtacAATTTTTGACATTTAAATTTCTAAAAAAGTAGAGAATGAGTGTAAAATTCAAGTGATGATGGGCGAGCAGTATAGCACCGACGCGGCCTCCTCCGGTAGGTGGCCTCTTGGAGGGATCAAGCGTGTATGAGCAATGGTTGGTGAAAGCCTGATGTAGTGGAAGGCGGCAGTGGGAATCAGGGATTGCTGGATCGAGAGATGGATATGATAAGAGTTCGATGACTATAAGTCGAGATTTCATTGTTTCGAGGAGAGACATAGGACGCAGGAGGAGTGGCGAGCAAGTGCCTATGGACATATGAGCTATGACTAATTTAGGGAATAGAAAATTTAGGGTTGAGCAATTGGAGTTGGATGTTGACACCACATGCCATCGGTATGTTGCGGAAAGCTGGAGAGACTCCACTGCACAGTTGAATCGTGATTTGTGTTGTCAGGCTCACTTCAACTATATGCATGTGTGTTTCTCAGCTCACCAATCCTATATGAATTTTAGTCAAATATCTTAGGCCCCGCTTATGAAGTCACTCCCATCTCCTTCTCTACTTCACGTGCATGCATGACAGGATTAGGACACATGCATTGCTTCTCCTCTTTCACCCGAcaaattctttcttttatttcaCCTTTACAAATTTAAATCACTGATATCTTTTAAattagtttttatttttattttatatttgaACTCAAGGCGCTAAGACCTTACAACAAGACCAATGTTTTTTTTTATCACACGCAAAAAAAAGACCAATGTTTTATCCATTTTAACCATGCTTAAGTATCAATACTTTAATCCACTTATTTCACGCAGTCTATTTCATTGTGTGAAACTGACTACAACAAGACCAATGAGTGAAATATATTTTTGATTCTAATGAAATCATTTTTTAAGTAAGTGAAATCTGCTTTAGACAAGGAGTGGTTTTTGTTTTACTGAAATCAGTTTTTTTTTGTAAGAGTGAATTCTTTAAATGAGTGGAATCAGTTTTTTTAAGGAGTAAAATTTGCTATCTGAAATGAGTGAACTAAGTTTTTGAAATGATAAAATTATGTTTTAGAAATGAGTGAAATCAAGTTTTTGAAGTGACTGAAATTAGTGTATTGAGCATATTAAAAAAATTACTTTGgattttttgaaatgagtgaaaccaaTTCTTTTGAAATAAatgaaattattattattattagttgAGGGAAATCCTTGTTTGAATTAAGTGAAATCAATAATTTTGAATaggttgatttttttttaaaatgagTTAAATGTGTTGTTTTAAATGAGTGAAATCTATCTTTTGAAAAGGAATATTTTTTTAATTGAGTGAAACAAATGTTCTGAAAAGAGTGAAATCAACATGTATGAATGCAATGCTCGGTGTTTTGGCACCGCGCTTGTTGGGAGCACACGGTACACTGTGCCCGCGCAAAACAAAAATGTTCTACCACGCAACCAAGAACGTGTTGTAAGGAATATATTACGAGCTTGAGTTTTACCACTAGACATACTGTCACTATAGCAGAAGTAGAGTTCACGAACGTTGATTACGTTCGGTCCGGTTTTGGATGTAGATagctaatgttggaaatatgccttagagtcAATAATATTGTATTGTTAGACTTTTTTCATGTTTATAATTAAGTATGATTCTGGAATGTGTGATTCAGTGGAAAcacatatgcacgtgtggaatgataaacagtaAAATAAGATTTATAGTCTcgtctctaagactagctcaagtggaTGATCATCGTTTCGGGATCTTAGGATACCGTTAAGTATAACAATAGTCCTAAAATAACTTTCAGAATATGACGTTAGA
Protein-coding regions in this window:
- the LOC123168891 gene encoding L-type lectin-domain containing receptor kinase IX.1-like gives rise to the protein MLDSSLNTKLRDFGLARLVDHGARSMQTTKAVLGTVGYIDPEFVNTHRPSKESDVYSFGIVLLEIASGRRPVIETAERSFTLLSWVWGLYGRDAILDAADERLRGDEADERWMERVLVVGLWCAQPDQSERPSVAQAMHVLQSDEARLPALPLHMYRGAPNLASSVPYGSFSVDSSGSGCVRSSSVSTGNTTVSSESSSTALLRHSKDQAT
- the LOC123168890 gene encoding L-type lectin-domain containing receptor kinase IX.1-like, with the protein product MGSRRHPSPPTTLVFLVLLLCLFCAPRWAFSLSFNLNFSDPMAFSSIVIAGDASISPPTLELTKSERNTNIQDSFGRASYAHKVPLWSNATGEVACFTTTFSFLITPDKASLPNTGDGMAFFLAHFPSVISPLSNGGGLGLLPRAANDGGLPNNTDATGDSRIVAVEFDTYDNSAYRDINGNHVGIDVNSLISAASTDTTTSPGENLTSLHVMKATVKYHNESKMLAVHLVIGDALYQVNATIDLRKCLPEEVAVGFSGATGTVAELHQILSWSFSSTLQVESKKEAHPPAEPPLPIPTTSRNVHKKLVPILASVLVPLLFLLVCATAVLGWRRHKKRRANEDSEEECDDRAELERGVVAGGPRRYIYHELVAATSNFAEDEKLGRGGFGCVYRGHLTLTPAVGGAQDRRAVAVKVLSAESSAQGRKEFEAEVRIISRLKHRNLVQLLGWCDSRKGLLLVYELVAEGSLDRHLYSNDDSYLTWPQRYNIILGLGSALRYLHREWEQCIVHGDIKPSNIMLDSSLNTKLGDFGLARLVDHGTGLMQTTKAVLGTAGYIDPEFVNSRRPSTESDVYSFGVVLLEIVSGRPPVTETAGKTFSLLKWVWSMYSRDEILDAADPRLRGVQDDEWWMVRVLVVGLWCALPDRSERPSVAQAMNVLHSEEARLPELSLYMYMAVRPDPASSAGHGDFSIDDPGPGPGRSFIRSSSSNTGDTILSPGSLSAASVRHSRFPTV